The Daucus carota subsp. sativus chromosome 2, DH1 v3.0, whole genome shotgun sequence genome includes a window with the following:
- the LOC108205717 gene encoding homeobox-leucine zipper protein ANTHOCYANINLESS 2 isoform X2, whose translation MNSAFSSSGGRGNNNMPSGAITQPHQQLVTHQSLAKSMFSSPGLSLALQTNMEGQGEVMRLGEENTSNVGGRIRMRDEEHESRSGSDNMEGASGDDQEGDETRPPRKKRYHRHTPQQIQELEQLFKECPHPDEKQRLELSRRLSLETRQVKFWFQNRRTQMKTQLERHENSLLRQENDKLRAENMSIREAMRNPMCTSCGGPAMVGEISLEEQHLRMENARLKDELDKVCALTGKFLGRPVSSLGTPTSLELGVGGMGFGSLSSVSTAVPLGQHDFGSGIPSSLAVVPQTRSNSGPSGIERSMYLELALASMDELVKMAQTEEPLWVRNLEGGREMLNYDEYLRIFNNSCTGPRPNGFVTEASRENGMVIINSLALVETLMDSNKWADMFPSLVARTCTTDVISNGMGGTRNGALQLMHAELQVLSPLVPIREVHFLRFCKQHAEGVWAVVDVSIDSIRNSSGAPPFFSCRRQPSGCVVQDMPNGCSKVTWVEHAEYEENTVHHLYRPLIRSGMGFGAQRWVANLQRQCECLAILMSSAVPSLDHTAAITTSGRKSMLKLAQRMTNNFCAGVCASTVHKWNKLTAGNVDEDVRVMTRNSVDDPGEPPGIVLSAATSVWLPVSPQRLFNFLRDERLRSEWDILSNGGPMQEMAHVAKGQDHGNCVSLLRASAMNSNQSSMLILQETCIDAAGSLVVYAPVDIPAMNVVMNGGDSAYVALLPSGFAILPDGPDPRGPSGNGPLSNGGSGHRAGGSLLTVAFQILVNSLPTAKLTVESVETVNNLISCTVQKIKAAVRSEN comes from the exons ATGAACTCCGCCTTTTC TTCCAGTGGTGGGAGAGGAAATAACAACATGCCCTCTGGTGCAATCACTCAGCCTCACCAGCAGCTTGTCACTCACCAGTCTCTTGCAAAGTCTATGTTCAGCTCTCCTGGCCTCTCTCTTGCCCTT CAAACAAATATGGAGGGGCAAGGGGAGGTGATGAGATTGGGTGAAGAGAATACTAGTAATGTTGGTGGTAGAATTAGAATGAGAGATGAAGAACATGAGAGCAGATCTGGCAGTGATAATATGGAGGGAGCTTCTGGTGATGATCAAGAGGGTGATGAAACAAGGCCACCAAGAAAGAAAAGATACCACCGACACACTCCCCAACAAATTCAAGAACTTGAACA GCTTTTTAAAGAGTGTCCTCATCCTGATGAGAAGCAAAGACTGGAGCTCAGCAGAAGGCTTTCTTTGGAGACTAGGCAAGTGAAGTTTTGGTTTCAGAATAGAAGAACTCAGATGAAG ACTCAACTGGAGCGCCATGAGAATTCACTACTTAGGCAAGAAAATGATAAGCTTAGAGCTGAAAATATGTCAATTAGAGAAGCTATGAGAAATCCCATGTGCACAAGTTGTGGTGGTCCAGCCATGGTTGGAGAGATTTCCTTAGAAGAACAACATCTTCGGATGGAAAATGCGCGATTGAAAGATGAATTAGACAAGGTTTGTGCACTGACCGGGAAGTTTTTGGGGCGTCCCGTTTCATCTTTAGGCACTCCAACAAGTTTGGAATTGGGTGTTGGAGGAATGGGATTTGGTAGTTTGAGCTCAGTTTCAACAGCTGTGCCTCTAGGCCAGCATGATTTTGGTTCTGGAATTCCAAGTTCTTTGGCTGTGGTACCTCAAACAAGATCAAATTCGGGTCCCTCTGGGATAGAAAGATCAATGTACCTTGAGCTTGCATTGGCTTCAATGGATGAATTGGTGAAAATGGCCCAGACTGAGGAGCCTTTATGGGTACGAAATTTGGAAGGTGGAAGAGAAATGTTGAATTATGACGAATACTTGAGAATTTTCAATAATTCTTGTACTGGTCCGAGGCCTAATGGTTTTGTTACTGAGGCTTCTCGAGAGAATGGAATGGTGATTATCAATAGCTTAGCTCTTGTTGAGACACTAATGGATTCG AACAAATGGGCAGACATGTTTCCTAGTTTGGTTGCTAGAACATGCACAACAGATGTAATTTCAAATGGTATGGGGGGAACTAGAAATGGTGCACTTCAATTG ATGCACGCGGAGCTGCAAGTTCTATCGCCATTGGTACCTATCCGGGAGGTACATTTTCTCCGATTTTGCAAGCAACATGCTGAGGGAGTTTGGGCTGTGGTTGATGTCTCCATCGACTCCATCAGAAATTCCTCGGGTGCACCACCATTTTTCAGCTGCAGAAGGCAACCTTCTGGCTGTGTAGTGCAAGATATGCCTAATGGATGCTCCAAG GTGACGTGGGTAGAACATGCAGAATATGAAGAAAATACAGTTCACCACTTGTACCGGCCTTTAATCAGATCAGGAATGGGATTTGGTGCCCAAAGATGGGTAGCCAATCTCCAACGCCAATGTGAATGCCTAGCAATTCTTATGTCTTCCGCGGTTCCATCACTAGACCATACTG CAGCTATTACTACAAGTGGCCGCAAGAGCATGCTGAAACTAGCTCAAAGAATGACCAATAACTTCTGTGCCGGTGTCTGTGCCTCGACTGTGCACAAGTGGAACAAGCTCACGGCAGGAAATGTGGATGAAGATGTTCGTGTGATGACTAGAAACAGTGTCGATGACCCGGGTGAGCCACCAGGAATTGTGCTGAGCGCTGCAACCTCTGTCTGGCTCCCTGTCTCTCCGCAAAGACTGTTTAATTTTCTGCGTGATGAACGGCTGAGAAGCGAATGGGACATACTCTCTAATGGGGGGCCTATGCAAGAAATGGCCCATGTTGCTAAAGGCCAAGATCATGGCAATTGCGTTTCCCTCCTCCGTGCCAGT GCGATGAACTCCAATCAGAGCAGCATGCTGATCCTGCAAGAAACATGCATAGACGCGGCCGGGTCGCTTGTGGTGTACGCTCCGGTCGATATTCCTGCAATGAATGTTGTGATGAACGGTGGAGATTCTGCCTACGTGGCACTCCTCCCATCAGGCTTCGCTATTCTTCCTGATGGGCCTGATCCTCGTGGGCCATCTGGCAACGGTCCACTCAGCAATGGCGGGTCGGGTCATAGAGCAGGCGGGTCTCTTCTTACTGTGGCTTTTCAGATCCTGGTAAATAGTTTGCCTACTGCCAAGCTCACGGTAGAGTCTGTGGAGACAGTCAACAATCTCATATCGTGCACCGTTCAAAAGATCAAGGCTGCTGTTCGGTCCGAAAATTGA
- the LOC108205717 gene encoding homeobox-leucine zipper protein ANTHOCYANINLESS 2 isoform X1: protein MSFGGFLENSSSGGRGNNNMPSGAITQPHQQLVTHQSLAKSMFSSPGLSLALQTNMEGQGEVMRLGEENTSNVGGRIRMRDEEHESRSGSDNMEGASGDDQEGDETRPPRKKRYHRHTPQQIQELEQLFKECPHPDEKQRLELSRRLSLETRQVKFWFQNRRTQMKTQLERHENSLLRQENDKLRAENMSIREAMRNPMCTSCGGPAMVGEISLEEQHLRMENARLKDELDKVCALTGKFLGRPVSSLGTPTSLELGVGGMGFGSLSSVSTAVPLGQHDFGSGIPSSLAVVPQTRSNSGPSGIERSMYLELALASMDELVKMAQTEEPLWVRNLEGGREMLNYDEYLRIFNNSCTGPRPNGFVTEASRENGMVIINSLALVETLMDSNKWADMFPSLVARTCTTDVISNGMGGTRNGALQLMHAELQVLSPLVPIREVHFLRFCKQHAEGVWAVVDVSIDSIRNSSGAPPFFSCRRQPSGCVVQDMPNGCSKVTWVEHAEYEENTVHHLYRPLIRSGMGFGAQRWVANLQRQCECLAILMSSAVPSLDHTAITTSGRKSMLKLAQRMTNNFCAGVCASTVHKWNKLTAGNVDEDVRVMTRNSVDDPGEPPGIVLSAATSVWLPVSPQRLFNFLRDERLRSEWDILSNGGPMQEMAHVAKGQDHGNCVSLLRASAMNSNQSSMLILQETCIDAAGSLVVYAPVDIPAMNVVMNGGDSAYVALLPSGFAILPDGPDPRGPSGNGPLSNGGSGHRAGGSLLTVAFQILVNSLPTAKLTVESVETVNNLISCTVQKIKAAVRSEN, encoded by the exons atgagcTTTGGGGGTTTTCTTGAAAACAGTTCCAGTGGTGGGAGAGGAAATAACAACATGCCCTCTGGTGCAATCACTCAGCCTCACCAGCAGCTTGTCACTCACCAGTCTCTTGCAAAGTCTATGTTCAGCTCTCCTGGCCTCTCTCTTGCCCTT CAAACAAATATGGAGGGGCAAGGGGAGGTGATGAGATTGGGTGAAGAGAATACTAGTAATGTTGGTGGTAGAATTAGAATGAGAGATGAAGAACATGAGAGCAGATCTGGCAGTGATAATATGGAGGGAGCTTCTGGTGATGATCAAGAGGGTGATGAAACAAGGCCACCAAGAAAGAAAAGATACCACCGACACACTCCCCAACAAATTCAAGAACTTGAACA GCTTTTTAAAGAGTGTCCTCATCCTGATGAGAAGCAAAGACTGGAGCTCAGCAGAAGGCTTTCTTTGGAGACTAGGCAAGTGAAGTTTTGGTTTCAGAATAGAAGAACTCAGATGAAG ACTCAACTGGAGCGCCATGAGAATTCACTACTTAGGCAAGAAAATGATAAGCTTAGAGCTGAAAATATGTCAATTAGAGAAGCTATGAGAAATCCCATGTGCACAAGTTGTGGTGGTCCAGCCATGGTTGGAGAGATTTCCTTAGAAGAACAACATCTTCGGATGGAAAATGCGCGATTGAAAGATGAATTAGACAAGGTTTGTGCACTGACCGGGAAGTTTTTGGGGCGTCCCGTTTCATCTTTAGGCACTCCAACAAGTTTGGAATTGGGTGTTGGAGGAATGGGATTTGGTAGTTTGAGCTCAGTTTCAACAGCTGTGCCTCTAGGCCAGCATGATTTTGGTTCTGGAATTCCAAGTTCTTTGGCTGTGGTACCTCAAACAAGATCAAATTCGGGTCCCTCTGGGATAGAAAGATCAATGTACCTTGAGCTTGCATTGGCTTCAATGGATGAATTGGTGAAAATGGCCCAGACTGAGGAGCCTTTATGGGTACGAAATTTGGAAGGTGGAAGAGAAATGTTGAATTATGACGAATACTTGAGAATTTTCAATAATTCTTGTACTGGTCCGAGGCCTAATGGTTTTGTTACTGAGGCTTCTCGAGAGAATGGAATGGTGATTATCAATAGCTTAGCTCTTGTTGAGACACTAATGGATTCG AACAAATGGGCAGACATGTTTCCTAGTTTGGTTGCTAGAACATGCACAACAGATGTAATTTCAAATGGTATGGGGGGAACTAGAAATGGTGCACTTCAATTG ATGCACGCGGAGCTGCAAGTTCTATCGCCATTGGTACCTATCCGGGAGGTACATTTTCTCCGATTTTGCAAGCAACATGCTGAGGGAGTTTGGGCTGTGGTTGATGTCTCCATCGACTCCATCAGAAATTCCTCGGGTGCACCACCATTTTTCAGCTGCAGAAGGCAACCTTCTGGCTGTGTAGTGCAAGATATGCCTAATGGATGCTCCAAG GTGACGTGGGTAGAACATGCAGAATATGAAGAAAATACAGTTCACCACTTGTACCGGCCTTTAATCAGATCAGGAATGGGATTTGGTGCCCAAAGATGGGTAGCCAATCTCCAACGCCAATGTGAATGCCTAGCAATTCTTATGTCTTCCGCGGTTCCATCACTAGACCATACTG CTATTACTACAAGTGGCCGCAAGAGCATGCTGAAACTAGCTCAAAGAATGACCAATAACTTCTGTGCCGGTGTCTGTGCCTCGACTGTGCACAAGTGGAACAAGCTCACGGCAGGAAATGTGGATGAAGATGTTCGTGTGATGACTAGAAACAGTGTCGATGACCCGGGTGAGCCACCAGGAATTGTGCTGAGCGCTGCAACCTCTGTCTGGCTCCCTGTCTCTCCGCAAAGACTGTTTAATTTTCTGCGTGATGAACGGCTGAGAAGCGAATGGGACATACTCTCTAATGGGGGGCCTATGCAAGAAATGGCCCATGTTGCTAAAGGCCAAGATCATGGCAATTGCGTTTCCCTCCTCCGTGCCAGT GCGATGAACTCCAATCAGAGCAGCATGCTGATCCTGCAAGAAACATGCATAGACGCGGCCGGGTCGCTTGTGGTGTACGCTCCGGTCGATATTCCTGCAATGAATGTTGTGATGAACGGTGGAGATTCTGCCTACGTGGCACTCCTCCCATCAGGCTTCGCTATTCTTCCTGATGGGCCTGATCCTCGTGGGCCATCTGGCAACGGTCCACTCAGCAATGGCGGGTCGGGTCATAGAGCAGGCGGGTCTCTTCTTACTGTGGCTTTTCAGATCCTGGTAAATAGTTTGCCTACTGCCAAGCTCACGGTAGAGTCTGTGGAGACAGTCAACAATCTCATATCGTGCACCGTTCAAAAGATCAAGGCTGCTGTTCGGTCCGAAAATTGA
- the LOC108210064 gene encoding E3 ubiquitin-protein ligase At4g11680 isoform X2, protein MMPPATSTEAPLLSNAITGHRFTRRAPSLNTAARFLRRASSRRLMREPSMRVRESATEQIEERQNDWAYSKPVVILDLIWNLAFVAVSTCVMFMSWNEAPEVPLRLWIVGYAIQCVIHMICVCLEYKRRCDHVRVSEGDSLISDAVESGGGVWSGRNSNSSSESEGDYVSQSNQFDDDTSVAKHLESANTMFSFIWWIVGFYWISIGGQNLTHDSPQLYWLCITFLAFDVFFVVICVAVACLVGLAVCCCLPCIIAILYAVADQEGASKDDIERLPTYKFRSIGDFEKQNGEVQETFSGTMTECNTDMPTERVLSMEDAECSICLCTYEDGIELRELPCRHHFHSACIDKWLYINATCPLCKFNIVKNGNHSGSDEV, encoded by the exons ATGATGCCGCCGGCAACATCAACGGAGGCTCCGTTACTCTCTAACGCCATCACCGGCCACCGCTTTACTCGCCGCGCTCCTAGTCTTAACACCGCCGCTCGCTTTCTCCGTCGCGCCAGCAGTCGCCGCCTCATGCGCGAGCCGTCGATGCGCGTCCGCGAATCCGCCACCGAGCAGATCGAAGAGCGCCAGAACGATTGGGCCTACTCCAAGCCAGTCGTAATCCTCGATCTCATTTGGAACTTAGCGTTCGTCGCAGTCTCGACTTGCGTCATGTTTATGAGCTGGAACGAGGCGCCCGAGGTGCCGTTGAGGCTGTGGATTGTCGGTTATGCGATACAGTGTGTGATACATATGATTTGTGTGTGTTTGGAGTACAAGAGGCGGTGTGATCATGTTAGGGTTTCGGAAGGGGACAGTTTGATTTCCGACGCGGTGGAGAGTGGTGGTGGTGTGTGGAGTGGACGTAACTCCAATTCGAGTTCCGAAAGTGAGGGAGATTATGTTTCGCAGAGTAATCAGTTTGATGATGATACTAG CGTCGCAAAGCATCTGGAGTCCGCAAATACaatgttttcttttatttggTGGATTGTTGGATTCTACTGGATTTCCATTGGTGGCCAAAATCTGACCCATGATTCACCTCAGCTTTACTG GCTATGTATAACTTTCCTGGCATTCGACGTGTTTTTTGTCGTTATCTGTGTTGCTGTGGCATGTTTGGTTGGGCTTGCTGTTTGCTGCTGTCTACCTTGTATTATTGCAATACTATACGCCGTTGCAGATcag GAAGGAGCAAGTAAAGATGATATTGAAAGACTGCCTACATACAAGTTCCGAAGCATTGGTGATTTTGAGAAACAAAATGGTGAAGTTCAAGAAACTTTTAGTGGAACAATGACAGAATGCAACACCGATATGCCTACCGAACGTGTACTTTCCATGGAGGATGCT GAATGCTCAATCTGCCTCTGCACCTATGAAGATGGAATCGAGCTGCGTGAACTCCCATGCCGTCATCATTTTCATTCTGCCTGCATAGACAAATGGTTGTATATCAATGCCACctgtccactttgcaaattcAATATAGTAAAGAATGGCAATCACAGTGGCAGTGATGAAGTGTAA
- the LOC108205717 gene encoding homeobox-leucine zipper protein ANTHOCYANINLESS 2 isoform X3: MSFGGFLENSSSGGRGNNNMPSGAITQPHQQLVTHQSLAKSMFSSPGLSLALQTNMEGQGEVMRLGEENTSNVGGRIRMRDEEHESRSGSDNMEGASGDDQEGDETRPPRKKRYHRHTPQQIQELEQLFKECPHPDEKQRLELSRRLSLETRQVKFWFQNRRTQMKTQLERHENSLLRQENDKLRAENMSIREAMRNPMCTSCGGPAMVGEISLEEQHLRMENARLKDELDKVCALTGKFLGRPVSSLGTPTSLELGVGGMGFGSLSSVSTAVPLGQHDFGSGIPSSLAVVPQTRSNSGPSGIERSMYLELALASMDELVKMAQTEEPLWVRNLEGGREMLNYDEYLRIFNNSCTGPRPNGFVTEASRENGMVIINSLALVETLMDSNKWADMFPSLVARTCTTDVISNGMGGTRNGALQLMHAELQVLSPLVPIREVHFLRFCKQHAEGVWAVVDVSIDSIRNSSGAPPFFSCRRQPSGCVVQDMPNGCSKVTWVEHAEYEENTVHHLYRPLIRSGMGFGAQRWVANLQRQCECLAILMSSAVPSLDHTAAITTSGRKSMLKLAQRMTNNFCAGVCASTVHKWNKLTAGNVDEDVRVMTRNSVDDPGEPPGIVLSAATSVWLPVSPQRLFNFLRDERLRSEWDILSNGGPMQEMAHVAKGQDHGNCVSLLRASAMNSNQSSMLILQETCIDAAGSLVVYAPVDIPAMNVVMNGGDSAYVALLPSGFAILPDGPDPRGPSGNGPLSNGGSGHRAGGSLLTVAFQILVNSLPTAKLTVESVETVNNLISCTVQKIKAAVRSEN; encoded by the exons atgagcTTTGGGGGTTTTCTTGAAAACAGTTCCAGTGGTGGGAGAGGAAATAACAACATGCCCTCTGGTGCAATCACTCAGCCTCACCAGCAGCTTGTCACTCACCAGTCTCTTGCAAAGTCTATGTTCAGCTCTCCTGGCCTCTCTCTTGCCCTT CAAACAAATATGGAGGGGCAAGGGGAGGTGATGAGATTGGGTGAAGAGAATACTAGTAATGTTGGTGGTAGAATTAGAATGAGAGATGAAGAACATGAGAGCAGATCTGGCAGTGATAATATGGAGGGAGCTTCTGGTGATGATCAAGAGGGTGATGAAACAAGGCCACCAAGAAAGAAAAGATACCACCGACACACTCCCCAACAAATTCAAGAACTTGAACA GCTTTTTAAAGAGTGTCCTCATCCTGATGAGAAGCAAAGACTGGAGCTCAGCAGAAGGCTTTCTTTGGAGACTAGGCAAGTGAAGTTTTGGTTTCAGAATAGAAGAACTCAGATGAAG ACTCAACTGGAGCGCCATGAGAATTCACTACTTAGGCAAGAAAATGATAAGCTTAGAGCTGAAAATATGTCAATTAGAGAAGCTATGAGAAATCCCATGTGCACAAGTTGTGGTGGTCCAGCCATGGTTGGAGAGATTTCCTTAGAAGAACAACATCTTCGGATGGAAAATGCGCGATTGAAAGATGAATTAGACAAGGTTTGTGCACTGACCGGGAAGTTTTTGGGGCGTCCCGTTTCATCTTTAGGCACTCCAACAAGTTTGGAATTGGGTGTTGGAGGAATGGGATTTGGTAGTTTGAGCTCAGTTTCAACAGCTGTGCCTCTAGGCCAGCATGATTTTGGTTCTGGAATTCCAAGTTCTTTGGCTGTGGTACCTCAAACAAGATCAAATTCGGGTCCCTCTGGGATAGAAAGATCAATGTACCTTGAGCTTGCATTGGCTTCAATGGATGAATTGGTGAAAATGGCCCAGACTGAGGAGCCTTTATGGGTACGAAATTTGGAAGGTGGAAGAGAAATGTTGAATTATGACGAATACTTGAGAATTTTCAATAATTCTTGTACTGGTCCGAGGCCTAATGGTTTTGTTACTGAGGCTTCTCGAGAGAATGGAATGGTGATTATCAATAGCTTAGCTCTTGTTGAGACACTAATGGATTCG AACAAATGGGCAGACATGTTTCCTAGTTTGGTTGCTAGAACATGCACAACAGATGTAATTTCAAATGGTATGGGGGGAACTAGAAATGGTGCACTTCAATTG ATGCACGCGGAGCTGCAAGTTCTATCGCCATTGGTACCTATCCGGGAGGTACATTTTCTCCGATTTTGCAAGCAACATGCTGAGGGAGTTTGGGCTGTGGTTGATGTCTCCATCGACTCCATCAGAAATTCCTCGGGTGCACCACCATTTTTCAGCTGCAGAAGGCAACCTTCTGGCTGTGTAGTGCAAGATATGCCTAATGGATGCTCCAAG GTGACGTGGGTAGAACATGCAGAATATGAAGAAAATACAGTTCACCACTTGTACCGGCCTTTAATCAGATCAGGAATGGGATTTGGTGCCCAAAGATGGGTAGCCAATCTCCAACGCCAATGTGAATGCCTAGCAATTCTTATGTCTTCCGCGGTTCCATCACTAGACCATACTG CAGCTATTACTACAAGTGGCCGCAAGAGCATGCTGAAACTAGCTCAAAGAATGACCAATAACTTCTGTGCCGGTGTCTGTGCCTCGACTGTGCACAAGTGGAACAAGCTCACGGCAGGAAATGTGGATGAAGATGTTCGTGTGATGACTAGAAACAGTGTCGATGACCCGGGTGAGCCACCAGGAATTGTGCTGAGCGCTGCAACCTCTGTCTGGCTCCCTGTCTCTCCGCAAAGACTGTTTAATTTTCTGCGTGATGAACGGCTGAGAAGCGAATGGGACATACTCTCTAATGGGGGGCCTATGCAAGAAATGGCCCATGTTGCTAAAGGCCAAGATCATGGCAATTGCGTTTCCCTCCTCCGTGCCAGT GCGATGAACTCCAATCAGAGCAGCATGCTGATCCTGCAAGAAACATGCATAGACGCGGCCGGGTCGCTTGTGGTGTACGCTCCGGTCGATATTCCTGCAATGAATGTTGTGATGAACGGTGGAGATTCTGCCTACGTGGCACTCCTCCCATCAGGCTTCGCTATTCTTCCTGATGGGCCTGATCCTCGTGGGCCATCTGGCAACGGTCCACTCAGCAATGGCGGGTCGGGTCATAGAGCAGGCGGGTCTCTTCTTACTGTGGCTTTTCAGATCCTGGTAAATAGTTTGCCTACTGCCAAGCTCACGGTAGAGTCTGTGGAGACAGTCAACAATCTCATATCGTGCACCGTTCAAAAGATCAAGGCTGCTGTTCGGTCCGAAAATTGA
- the LOC108210064 gene encoding E3 ubiquitin-protein ligase At4g11680 isoform X1: protein MMPPATSTEAPLLSNAITGHRFTRRAPSLNTAARFLRRASSRRLMREPSMRVRESATEQIEERQNDWAYSKPVVILDLIWNLAFVAVSTCVMFMSWNEAPEVPLRLWIVGYAIQCVIHMICVCLEYKRRCDHVRVSEGDSLISDAVESGGGVWSGRNSNSSSESEGDYVSQSNQFDDDTSVAKHLESANTMFSFIWWIVGFYWISIGGQNLTHDSPQLYWLCITFLAFDVFFVVICVAVACLVGLAVCCCLPCIIAILYAVADQQEGASKDDIERLPTYKFRSIGDFEKQNGEVQETFSGTMTECNTDMPTERVLSMEDAECSICLCTYEDGIELRELPCRHHFHSACIDKWLYINATCPLCKFNIVKNGNHSGSDEV, encoded by the exons ATGATGCCGCCGGCAACATCAACGGAGGCTCCGTTACTCTCTAACGCCATCACCGGCCACCGCTTTACTCGCCGCGCTCCTAGTCTTAACACCGCCGCTCGCTTTCTCCGTCGCGCCAGCAGTCGCCGCCTCATGCGCGAGCCGTCGATGCGCGTCCGCGAATCCGCCACCGAGCAGATCGAAGAGCGCCAGAACGATTGGGCCTACTCCAAGCCAGTCGTAATCCTCGATCTCATTTGGAACTTAGCGTTCGTCGCAGTCTCGACTTGCGTCATGTTTATGAGCTGGAACGAGGCGCCCGAGGTGCCGTTGAGGCTGTGGATTGTCGGTTATGCGATACAGTGTGTGATACATATGATTTGTGTGTGTTTGGAGTACAAGAGGCGGTGTGATCATGTTAGGGTTTCGGAAGGGGACAGTTTGATTTCCGACGCGGTGGAGAGTGGTGGTGGTGTGTGGAGTGGACGTAACTCCAATTCGAGTTCCGAAAGTGAGGGAGATTATGTTTCGCAGAGTAATCAGTTTGATGATGATACTAG CGTCGCAAAGCATCTGGAGTCCGCAAATACaatgttttcttttatttggTGGATTGTTGGATTCTACTGGATTTCCATTGGTGGCCAAAATCTGACCCATGATTCACCTCAGCTTTACTG GCTATGTATAACTTTCCTGGCATTCGACGTGTTTTTTGTCGTTATCTGTGTTGCTGTGGCATGTTTGGTTGGGCTTGCTGTTTGCTGCTGTCTACCTTGTATTATTGCAATACTATACGCCGTTGCAGATcag CAGGAAGGAGCAAGTAAAGATGATATTGAAAGACTGCCTACATACAAGTTCCGAAGCATTGGTGATTTTGAGAAACAAAATGGTGAAGTTCAAGAAACTTTTAGTGGAACAATGACAGAATGCAACACCGATATGCCTACCGAACGTGTACTTTCCATGGAGGATGCT GAATGCTCAATCTGCCTCTGCACCTATGAAGATGGAATCGAGCTGCGTGAACTCCCATGCCGTCATCATTTTCATTCTGCCTGCATAGACAAATGGTTGTATATCAATGCCACctgtccactttgcaaattcAATATAGTAAAGAATGGCAATCACAGTGGCAGTGATGAAGTGTAA